GCCGTTCTGCGTGGGCTTTCGGCAGCTCACGGTCAAACGGGGTTTCATTAATATCAGCGGGGATAATGGCGGAAGGTGTCACGCCAATTTGGCCGAGCAGGTCTAATCGCCGCGGAGATGCGGACGCTAGTATCAAACCTACTGGAGAAGCTCCCGGTTCAACAAGCTTGGTGGTCACGTCAGCCACCGAAGTGCTTATTTGAAGCGGTATGTGATACGGCCTTTAGTCAGGTCGTAAGGTGTCATTTCAACGAGAACGTCATCGCCCGCTAGAACACGAATGCGGTTTTTGCGCATCTTGCCAGCTGTGTGGCCGAGGATCTCGTGGTCATTCTCAAGCTTTACACGGAACATTGCGTTAGGCAGCAGTTCTGTAACTGTGCCGCGCATCTCGAGTACTTCTTCTTTTGCCATTATGGCTCCTTGTTGTGGCTTTGGCCCTTTCAAATTCGGCCATATTCATGGCCTCGTTAAAGCTTAATTGCAACAGCTTTGCTGCAATTTCCTATGAAAAATATAGAATAAATTGGTTAAATATCTGCGAACAGCGGTTTTTTTGCATCATTGGAGTGATGAGAAATAGCGCAAAAGTTGCTTATGCGCCTTCGAATTGAAGGCGATCAGCGATTCGCGTTTCAAGGTGATCCCGCACCAGACGGTAACTATCCATCACTTGATCACGGTTGCCTTCTGCGTCTGATGGGTCAGGTGTTGCCCAAAATTCCAGGGCCACGTCCGGGTATTTGTTGGTGATCATATCCCGGCTTTCTTCTGTAAGTGTAATCACCAGATCAAAAAGGGTGATATCCACATCAGCAAGTGTTTTTGGGTTATGGTCCGCGATATCAATGCCGATTTCGGCCATTGCAGAAACAGAGAAGGGATCAAGGGCGCCAGCGATTAAGCCACTTGATTCTACAAACACACGGCGTTTGCTGTGCTTGGAAGCAAGGGCGCTGGCCATTGGGCTTCTTACCGCATTCTGATTACAGACAAAGAGGATGCTTTTAAGCTTGGTCATTAGCGTGGTCCTCGTCCGTCTTTTAAGTGGAGTACACATACAAGGGTAAACAGCCGCCTTGCGGTTTGGTGATCAATCTCGATCTTGCCGTCGAGCCGTTCTTTCAGTAGTTCGCTACCTTCGTTATGGAGACCGCGACGGCCCATATCAATGGCTTCAATCTGTGATGGGCTTGCAGATTTAATCGCTTCATAATAGCTGTCACAGATTGCGAAATATTCGCGGATAATCCGGCGGAATGGTGTAACTGCCAAGCGGAACGACATCAATGGGCTTTGATCTTCTGCCTGCACATCAAAAGCGAGCCTGCCTTCGATAATACCCAAATGCAGTTTATAGGGGCCTGCGTAGCTTTGATCCGATGTTTGAACCAGATCAAAGCTGTTTTCTTCAAGAAGATCATAGATGGCGATGCGGCGCTCGTGCTCAATATCGGCACTCCAGCGCACAATGGTGCTTTCATCCAGCGTTACATCTACGAGTTTCTTGCTCATAGGCCTCGTTACTTTGTTTCCTCAAGCCTGATGGCCACAGAGAGCGCATGCGCTCCCAAGCCTTCTTCTTCCGCTAACCTAACAGCAGAAGGACCGATTGCGCGAAGGCTTTCTTCAGTGCAACCAACAAAAGTAGTGCGTTTCATGAAATCGTAAACGCTCAGACCGCCAGAAAATCTTGCTGTGCGCGCGGTTGGCAGCACGTGGTTTGGCCCTGCCACATAATCACCAATAGCCTCCGGTGTGTGTCTCCCAAGGAAGATCGCACCAGCGTTGCGGATTTTTTCCTGCATTTCAGAAGGGTTGTCCACAGCCAGTTCAAGGTGTTCCGCTGCCAAGCGGTCAATCAGTGGGATGCTGGTTTCAAGATCATCAACCACAATAACTGCGCCGTAATTGGTCCAGCTTTCAAGCGCGATATCTCGGCGGTCAAGCGACGCCAGGTGATCTTCAACAGCGCCAATTACCATTTCAGCATATTTTTCACTGTCTGTGATCAGGATGCTCTGGGCCGCGGTATCATGCTCTGCTTGTGACAGAAGATCAGCTGCAATCCAGCGTGGGTCGTTTTTATCATCAGCCACCACAAGAATTTCACTTGGGCCTGCGATGCTGTCGATCCCCACTTTACCGAATACTTGGCGCTTGGCTTCTGCAACAAAAGCGTTACCCGGGCCAACAATTTTATCCACCGGTTTGATGGTGTCGGTACCGTATGCCAGTGCCGCGACCGCTTGTGCGCCGCCGATACGGTAAATCTCAGTCACACCTGCCAGCTTGGCTGCTGCCAGCACAAGGGGGCTTAATTCATCATCAGGGGTTGGTACCACCATCACAAGGCGGTCAACGCCCGCAACCTTCGCAGGGATTGCGTTCATCAACACAGAAGACGGATAACTAGCAAGCCCGCCTGGCACATAAAGGCCTGCTGCTTCCACAGCTTTCCAGTGTTGGCCCAGCCTTACACCTACCTCGTCGATATAATCGAGATTTTCCGGTA
This DNA window, taken from Kordiimonas sp. SCSIO 12603, encodes the following:
- the infA gene encoding translation initiation factor IF-1 encodes the protein MAKEEVLEMRGTVTELLPNAMFRVKLENDHEILGHTAGKMRKNRIRVLAGDDVLVEMTPYDLTKGRITYRFK
- a CDS encoding arsenate reductase ArsC, whose amino-acid sequence is MTKLKSILFVCNQNAVRSPMASALASKHSKRRVFVESSGLIAGALDPFSVSAMAEIGIDIADHNPKTLADVDITLFDLVITLTEESRDMITNKYPDVALEFWATPDPSDAEGNRDQVMDSYRLVRDHLETRIADRLQFEGA
- a CDS encoding UPF0262 family protein translates to MSKKLVDVTLDESTIVRWSADIEHERRIAIYDLLEENSFDLVQTSDQSYAGPYKLHLGIIEGRLAFDVQAEDQSPLMSFRLAVTPFRRIIREYFAICDSYYEAIKSASPSQIEAIDMGRRGLHNEGSELLKERLDGKIEIDHQTARRLFTLVCVLHLKDGRGPR
- the hisD gene encoding histidinol dehydrogenase translates to MVLRLNTKNSDFESAFEALLGMKRESSSDVSDTVRGIIKDVQERGDEALIELTTKFDRFDAASKGLRITEAEIEAACTQVDAETMRALEVAADRIKSFHVKQLPENLDYIDEVGVRLGQHWKAVEAAGLYVPGGLASYPSSVLMNAIPAKVAGVDRLVMVVPTPDDELSPLVLAAAKLAGVTEIYRIGGAQAVAALAYGTDTIKPVDKIVGPGNAFVAEAKRQVFGKVGIDSIAGPSEILVVADDKNDPRWIAADLLSQAEHDTAAQSILITDSEKYAEMVIGAVEDHLASLDRRDIALESWTNYGAVIVVDDLETSIPLIDRLAAEHLELAVDNPSEMQEKIRNAGAIFLGRHTPEAIGDYVAGPNHVLPTARTARFSGGLSVYDFMKRTTFVGCTEESLRAIGPSAVRLAEEEGLGAHALSVAIRLEETK